From Elaeis guineensis isolate ETL-2024a chromosome 16, EG11, whole genome shotgun sequence, a single genomic window includes:
- the LOC105058916 gene encoding eukaryotic initiation factor 4A-3, which yields MAAAAMAAPRGRQPQGRGVDDENLVFETSPGVEAITSFDQMGIRDDLLRGIYAYGFEKPSAIQQRAVIPIIQGRDVIAQAQSGTGKTSMIALSVCQMVDTTSREVQALILSPTRELAAQTEKVILAIGDYINVQAHACIGGKSIGEDIRKLEYGVHVVSGTPGRVCDMIKRRTLRTRAIKLLVLDESDEMLSRGFKDQIYDVYRYLPPELQVVLISATLPHEILEMTSKFMTDPIRILVKRDELTLEGIKQFFVAVEREEWKFDTLCDLYDTLTITQAVIFCNTKRKVDWLTEKMRSNNFTVSSMHGDMPQKERDAIMAEFRSGATRVLITTDVWARGLDVQQVSLVINYDLPNNRELYIHRIGRSGRFGRKGVAINFVRKDDIRILRDIEQYYSTQIDEMPMNVADLI from the exons ATGGCGGCAGCAGCGATGGCGGCCCCTCGGGGTCGGCAGCCCCAGGGCCGGGGGGTCGACGACGAGAACCTGGTTTTCGAGACGAGCCCCGGGGTGGAGGCCATCACGAGCTTCGACCAGATGGGGATCCGCGACGACCTCCTCCGGGGGATCTACGCCTACGGCTTCGAGAAGCCCTCCGCCATCCAGCAGCGGGCCGTGATTCCCATTATCCAGGGCCGCGACGTCATCGCCCAGGCCCAATCTGGTACcggaaagacatccatgatcgcTCTCTCCGTCTGCCAGATGGTGGACACCACCTCGAGGGA AGTTCAGGCATTGATCCTGTCACCAACGAGAGAACTTGCTGCCCAGACTGAGAAGGTGATATTGGCTATTGGTGACTACATAAATGTACAAGCCCATGCATGCATTGGTGGGAAAAGCATAGGCGAGGATATTAGAAAACTAGAGTATGGAGTTCATGTGGTTTCAGGGACACCAGGCAGAGTCTGTGATATGATCAAGAGAAGGACCTTACGCACAAGAGCCATCAAGCTCTTAGTCCTC GATGAATCTGATGAGATGTTGAGCAGAGGTTTCAAGGACCAAATATATGATGTATACCGATATCTTCCTCCAGAACTTCAG GTTGTTCTGATTTCTGCAACACTTCCTCATGAAATATTGGAGATGACCAGCAAGTTTATGACTGATCCCATTAGAATACTTGTCAAGCGTGATGAGTTGACATTGGAG GGGATCAAACAATTCTTTGTTGCTGTCGAGAGAGAGGAATGGAAGTTTGATACATTGTGTGATCTATATGACACCCTCACAATTACTCAAGCTGTTATTTTCTGTAACACAAAAAGAAAG GTTGATTGGTTGACTGAAAAAATGCGCAGCAATAACTTCACGGTATCTTCTATGCATGGTGACATGCCTCAGAAGGAGAGGGATGCGATCATGGCAGAGTTCAGGTCAGGCGCAACCCGTGTGTTGATTACAACAGATGTATGGGCTCGCGGGCTTGATGTTCAGCAG GTTTCTCTAGTGATAAATTATGATCTTCCAAACAATCGAGAACTTTACATACATCGGATTGGTCGGTCGGGTCGTTTTGGTCGTAAG GGTGTGGCAATAAACTTTGTGCGCAAGGATGACATCAGGATATTAAGAGATATTGAACAATATTATAGTACTCAGATCGATGAAATGCCAATGAATGTGGCAGATCTTATTTGA
- the LOC105059205 gene encoding pentatricopeptide repeat-containing protein At3g50420 isoform X1, with protein sequence MASASGPFYYSCEGPLALVASSLLQRCTSPDTLRKARQLHALILIAIPPTSPPFLRNNLLSIYSKCSSLGDAQKVFDTMPTRNIVSYNAMISAYSKAPRHAHSALHLGQKMDFEGLKPNASTLSSLVQASSSLQDPWTGSAIHSRVVSCGFSNNVCVQTSLLGMYSNLGSVEAADRVFSEMGERDVIAWNSIILSNVKNDSIERGLQLFSSMLETGLVPNNSTFTIVLNACGRIVDQIRGRIIHAQMIKSDFLLDVPSQNALLDMYTSCGDIMTALSVFERIEIPDLVSWNSLIAGYSDVGDGEKAMEMFVQLQKMSLYGGPNPDEYTFAAVVSASASLPSIYYGKPLHSQIIKVGLEFCIFVGNTLINMYFMNDEPDSSRKLFNYIPEKDVIIWTEMIVGHSRLGEGELAIKYFYHMLEEGHKVDSFSLSSALNSSADLAALKQGEIIHSMVVKAGYESNMCVCGSLVDMYAKNGNIEGANSVFYRIANPDLKCWNSMIGGYGNHGNAEQAFKLFNEMVRRGLEPDHVTYVSLLSACSHCGLVEKGRFYWFCMLSDGIMPGLKHYTCLVSLLSRAGLLQEAEELIMRSPFINKSPELWRILLSSCIVFRNLALGVHAAEKVLILEPADYSTHILLSNLYASVGRWDAVAEMRKKIRGLMLEKEPGLSWIEIKNMVHVFSADDDSHVHVDDCRNELLRLQRNLKGWETSELYLLCSV encoded by the coding sequence ATGGCCTCCGCATCCGGTCCCTTCTACTATAGCTGCGAAGGCCCCTTAGCTTTAGTAGCATCGTCTCTCCTCCAACGATGCACCTCTCCGGACACCCTTCGCAAAGCTCGCCAGCTCCACGCCCTCATCCTCATTGCCATACCACCAACATCGCCCCCGTTCCTTCGCAACAACCTCCTCTCAATCTACTCCAAGTGCAGCTCCCTCGGCGATGCCCAAAAGGTCTTCGACACAATGCCGACGAGAAATATCGTCTCCTACAACGCCATGATCTCTGCTTATTCTAAAGCTCCTCGCCACGCTCACTCTGCTCTCCATTTGGGCCAAAAGATGGATTTTGAGGGACTCAAACCCAATGCTTCCACTCTTTCTAGCCTTGTCCAAGCCTCATCTTCCCTTCAGGACCCATGGACCGGTTCTGCCATCCATTCCCGGGTCGTAAGTTGTGGTTTTTCAAATAATGTGTGCGTTCAAACTTCACTCCTTGGGATGTATTCCAATTTGGGAAGTGTCGAAGCTGCGGACCGGGTCTTCAGTGAGATGGGCGAGAGAGATGTCATCGCTTGGAACTCTATAATTCTCAGCAATGTGAAGAATGATAGTATCGAGAGGGGCTTGCAACTCTTCAGCAGCATGTTGGAGACTGGGTTAGTGCCTAATAACAGTACATTTACCATAGTTTTGAATGCTTGCGGAAGAATAGTGGATCAAATTAGAGGGCGAATTATCCATGCCCAGATGATCAAGTCCGATTTTTTACTAGATGTCCCATCACAAAATGCCCTGCTTGACATGTACACCAGCTGCGGAGACATAATGACTGCACTATCAGTTTTCGAGAGGATCGAGATACCTGACTTGGTCTCTTGGAATTCACTGATTGCCGGATATTCTGACGTCGGTGACGGAGAGAAGGCCATGGAAATGTTTGTTCAATTACAAAAAATGTCTCTGTATGGAGGGCCCAACCCAGATGAGTATACATTTGCAGCTGTTGTTTCTGCTAGTGCTTCTCTACCCTCTATATATTATGGGAAACCTCTTCATAGCCAAATTATTAAAGTAGGACTGGAGTTTTGTATATTTGTAGGAAATACACTAATTAATATGTACTTTATGAATGATGAGCCAGATTCTTCTCGAAAGCTATTTAATTACATTCCGGAGAAAGATGTCATAATCTGGACCGAAATGATTGTTGGTCATTCAAGATTGGGCGAGGGTGAGTTGGCCATCAAGTACTTCTATCACATGTTGGAAGAAGGGCACAAAGTTGATAGCTTTTCTCTTAGCAGTGCCTTGAACTCATCAGCTGATCTTGCAGCACTAAAACAAGGTGAAATTATCCATTCTATGGTGGTGAAAGCAGGATATGAATCAAATATGTGTGTCTGTGGGAGTCTAGTTGATATGTATGCCAAAAATGGTAACATTGAAGGTGCTAATTCAGTGTTTTATAGAATTGCGAACCCAGACTTGAAGTGCTGGAATTCCATGATTGGAGGATATGGCAACCATGGAAATGCTGAACAGGCCTTTAAGCTATTCAATGAGATGGTACGGCGAGGACTGGAGCCTGACCATGTTACCTATGTATCTCTTCTTTCAGCATGTAGCCACTGTGGTCTGGTTGAGAAAGGAAGGTTTTATTGGTTTTGTATGTTGAGTGATGGTATAATGCCCGGACTAAAGCACTATACTTGCCTGGTGAGTTTGTTAAGTCGTGCAGGACTTTTGCAGGAAGCAGAGGAGTTGATCATGAGATCACCTTTCATTAACAAGTCCCCTGAGTTATGGAGGATTTTGTTGAGTTCGTGCATTGTTTTCAGAAATTTGGCTCTGGGTGTCCATGCAGCAGAGAAAGTCTTAATATTGGAACCAGCTGATTATTCAACCCATATATTGCTTTCAAATCTTTATGCTTCTGTAGGAAGATGGGATGCCGTGGCGGAGATGAGGAAAAAGATCAGAGGACTAATGCTTGAGAAGGAACCAGGGTTAAGCTGGATTGAGATAAAAAATATGGTTCATGTTTTTTCTGCTGATGATGATTCCCATGTACATGTAGATGATTGCCGAAATGAATTATTAAGACTTCAGAGAAATTTGAAAGGATGGGAAACATCAGAACTTTATTTGCTTTGCAGTGTGTAA
- the LOC105059205 gene encoding pentatricopeptide repeat-containing protein At3g50420 isoform X2, whose translation MASASGPFYYSCEGPLALVASSLLQRCTSPDTLRKARQLHALILIAIPPTSPPFLRNNLLSIYSKCSSLGDAQKVFDTMPTRNIVSYNAMISAYSKAPRHAHSALHLGQKMDFEGLKPNASTLSSLVQASSSLQDPWTGSAIHSRVVSCGFSNNVCVQTSLLGMYSNLGSVEAADRVFSEMGERDVIAWNSIILSNVKNDSIERGLQLFSSMLETGLVPNNSTFTIVLNACGRIVDQIRGRIIHAQMIKSDFLLDVPSQNALLDMYTSCGDIMTALSVFERIEIPDLVSWNSLIAGYSDVGDGEKAMEMFVQLQKMSLYGGPNPDEYTFAAVVSASASLPSIYYGKPLHSQIIKVGLEFCIFVGNTLINMYFMNDEPDSSRKLFNYIPEKDVIIWTEMIVGHSRLGEALKQGEIIHSMVVKAGYESNMCVCGSLVDMYAKNGNIEGANSVFYRIANPDLKCWNSMIGGYGNHGNAEQAFKLFNEMVRRGLEPDHVTYVSLLSACSHCGLVEKGRFYWFCMLSDGIMPGLKHYTCLVSLLSRAGLLQEAEELIMRSPFINKSPELWRILLSSCIVFRNLALGVHAAEKVLILEPADYSTHILLSNLYASVGRWDAVAEMRKKIRGLMLEKEPGLSWIEIKNMVHVFSADDDSHVHVDDCRNELLRLQRNLKGWETSELYLLCSV comes from the exons ATGGCCTCCGCATCCGGTCCCTTCTACTATAGCTGCGAAGGCCCCTTAGCTTTAGTAGCATCGTCTCTCCTCCAACGATGCACCTCTCCGGACACCCTTCGCAAAGCTCGCCAGCTCCACGCCCTCATCCTCATTGCCATACCACCAACATCGCCCCCGTTCCTTCGCAACAACCTCCTCTCAATCTACTCCAAGTGCAGCTCCCTCGGCGATGCCCAAAAGGTCTTCGACACAATGCCGACGAGAAATATCGTCTCCTACAACGCCATGATCTCTGCTTATTCTAAAGCTCCTCGCCACGCTCACTCTGCTCTCCATTTGGGCCAAAAGATGGATTTTGAGGGACTCAAACCCAATGCTTCCACTCTTTCTAGCCTTGTCCAAGCCTCATCTTCCCTTCAGGACCCATGGACCGGTTCTGCCATCCATTCCCGGGTCGTAAGTTGTGGTTTTTCAAATAATGTGTGCGTTCAAACTTCACTCCTTGGGATGTATTCCAATTTGGGAAGTGTCGAAGCTGCGGACCGGGTCTTCAGTGAGATGGGCGAGAGAGATGTCATCGCTTGGAACTCTATAATTCTCAGCAATGTGAAGAATGATAGTATCGAGAGGGGCTTGCAACTCTTCAGCAGCATGTTGGAGACTGGGTTAGTGCCTAATAACAGTACATTTACCATAGTTTTGAATGCTTGCGGAAGAATAGTGGATCAAATTAGAGGGCGAATTATCCATGCCCAGATGATCAAGTCCGATTTTTTACTAGATGTCCCATCACAAAATGCCCTGCTTGACATGTACACCAGCTGCGGAGACATAATGACTGCACTATCAGTTTTCGAGAGGATCGAGATACCTGACTTGGTCTCTTGGAATTCACTGATTGCCGGATATTCTGACGTCGGTGACGGAGAGAAGGCCATGGAAATGTTTGTTCAATTACAAAAAATGTCTCTGTATGGAGGGCCCAACCCAGATGAGTATACATTTGCAGCTGTTGTTTCTGCTAGTGCTTCTCTACCCTCTATATATTATGGGAAACCTCTTCATAGCCAAATTATTAAAGTAGGACTGGAGTTTTGTATATTTGTAGGAAATACACTAATTAATATGTACTTTATGAATGATGAGCCAGATTCTTCTCGAAAGCTATTTAATTACATTCCGGAGAAAGATGTCATAATCTGGACCGAAATGATTGTTGGTCATTCAAGATTGGGCGAGG CACTAAAACAAGGTGAAATTATCCATTCTATGGTGGTGAAAGCAGGATATGAATCAAATATGTGTGTCTGTGGGAGTCTAGTTGATATGTATGCCAAAAATGGTAACATTGAAGGTGCTAATTCAGTGTTTTATAGAATTGCGAACCCAGACTTGAAGTGCTGGAATTCCATGATTGGAGGATATGGCAACCATGGAAATGCTGAACAGGCCTTTAAGCTATTCAATGAGATGGTACGGCGAGGACTGGAGCCTGACCATGTTACCTATGTATCTCTTCTTTCAGCATGTAGCCACTGTGGTCTGGTTGAGAAAGGAAGGTTTTATTGGTTTTGTATGTTGAGTGATGGTATAATGCCCGGACTAAAGCACTATACTTGCCTGGTGAGTTTGTTAAGTCGTGCAGGACTTTTGCAGGAAGCAGAGGAGTTGATCATGAGATCACCTTTCATTAACAAGTCCCCTGAGTTATGGAGGATTTTGTTGAGTTCGTGCATTGTTTTCAGAAATTTGGCTCTGGGTGTCCATGCAGCAGAGAAAGTCTTAATATTGGAACCAGCTGATTATTCAACCCATATATTGCTTTCAAATCTTTATGCTTCTGTAGGAAGATGGGATGCCGTGGCGGAGATGAGGAAAAAGATCAGAGGACTAATGCTTGAGAAGGAACCAGGGTTAAGCTGGATTGAGATAAAAAATATGGTTCATGTTTTTTCTGCTGATGATGATTCCCATGTACATGTAGATGATTGCCGAAATGAATTATTAAGACTTCAGAGAAATTTGAAAGGATGGGAAACATCAGAACTTTATTTGCTTTGCAGTGTGTAA